From Rhodoferax sp. AJA081-3, the proteins below share one genomic window:
- the ssb gene encoding single-stranded DNA-binding protein: MASVNKVILVGNCGRDPEIRYLPSGQAVANVSVATSTRRKDKNTGESIESTEWHRVTFYDRLAEIAGEYVRKGRPIYVEGRLKYGKYTDQSGVEKNTVDIIATELQLLGGREGMGGPGGDGDEGGGGAPAPRRMAPSAPPPRAAAAPAPRQAPPPRPASGFDDMDDDIPF, translated from the coding sequence ATGGCATCCGTAAACAAAGTCATTCTGGTCGGCAATTGCGGCCGCGACCCCGAAATCCGTTACCTGCCGTCGGGCCAGGCCGTGGCCAACGTCAGCGTGGCCACCAGCACCCGCCGCAAAGACAAGAACACCGGCGAAAGCATTGAGTCCACCGAGTGGCACCGCGTCACCTTTTATGACCGCCTGGCCGAGATCGCCGGTGAATACGTGCGCAAAGGCCGCCCCATTTACGTGGAAGGCCGCCTCAAATACGGCAAATACACCGACCAGTCCGGTGTCGAAAAGAACACGGTCGACATCATCGCCACCGAACTGCAACTTCTGGGCGGTCGTGAAGGCATGGGCGGCCCCGGTGGCGATGGTGACGAAGGCGGTGGCGGCGCCCCCGCACCCCGCCGTATGGCGCCCAGCGCTCCGCCACCCCGCGCGGCCGCAGCACCTGCGCCTCGCCAGGCTCCGCCGCCCCGGCCGGCCAGTGGTTTTGATGACATGGACGACGACATCCCGTTCTGA
- the uvrA gene encoding excinuclease ABC subunit UvrA: protein MVGFPKTPFIPPFSLPRATTLNSPSDGTYLARALQQQTISIRGARTHNLKNIDLDIPRNQLVVITGLSGSGKSSLAFDTLYAEGQRRYVESLSTYARQFLQLMDKPDVDVIEGLSPAISIEQKATSHNPRSTVGTVTEIHDYLRLLFARAGTPYCPDHGLPLQSQTVSQMVDAVLALPVDTRLMILAPVAREKKGEFLDVFAEMQAQGYVRFRVNGKTYEFDDLPTLKKTEKHDIDVVIDRIKVRPELQQRLAESFEATLRLANGRAIALEMDDPGKAEDIKTDSVTTSNDGGYSPKEHLFNAKFACPVCSYSISELEPRLFSFNSPVGACPSCDGLGQTDFFDPARVVAFPSLSLASGAIKGWDRRNGYYFSMLESLAKHYKFDIDAAFESLPEAVQQAILHGSGDEEIKFSYVMDSGASQGKKLTKKHPFEGIVPNMARRYRETDSALVREDLSRYRSTQHCPVCEGSRLRREARHVKIGEGDQARAIFEISRATLRESYAYFQTLTMHGAKGDIAAKVVREIGLRLKFLNDVGLNYLSLDRSAETLSGGESQRIRLASQIGSGLTGVMYVLDEPSIGLHQRDNDRLIETLKHLRDIGNSVLVVEHDEDMMRAADHIIDMGLGAGIHGGRVIAQGNFDAIQSNTESLTGQYLAQTLKIAVPQRRTPWLPTVAPKPGDEDRFKSRFAPSPAAVRRAEREAHHRATQGDLQALRVVGAKGHNLKDVTVDFPVGLFTCVTGVSGSGKSTLVNDTLYAAVARTIYRAHDEPAPHTAIEGIEHFDKVINVDQSPIGRTPRSNPATYTGLFTPIRELMAEVPTARERGYGPGRFSFNVAGGRCEACQGDGMVKVEMHFLPDVYVPCDVCAGMRYNRETLEVLYKGKNIAQILELTVEAAYEFLHAVPTIARKLQTLLDVGLSYIKLGQAATTLSGGEAQRVKLALELSKRDTGRTLYILDEPTTGLHFADIALLLKVLHQLRDAGNTIVVIEHNLDVIKTADWLIDMGPEGGSGGGTVLGVGTPEDIAANPASHTGRYLQRLL, encoded by the coding sequence ATGGTGGGTTTCCCCAAAACGCCGTTCATCCCCCCCTTCTCTCTTCCACGGGCCACGACCTTGAACTCTCCCTCCGACGGCACCTACCTTGCCCGGGCATTGCAGCAGCAAACCATCAGCATCCGGGGTGCGCGCACGCACAACCTGAAAAACATCGACCTGGACATCCCGCGCAACCAGCTGGTGGTGATCACAGGTTTGAGCGGCTCCGGCAAGTCCAGCCTGGCCTTTGACACGCTGTACGCCGAGGGCCAGCGCCGGTATGTGGAAAGCCTGTCCACCTACGCGCGCCAGTTTTTGCAACTGATGGACAAACCCGATGTGGACGTGATTGAAGGCCTGTCGCCCGCCATCTCCATCGAACAAAAGGCCACCAGCCACAACCCGCGCTCCACGGTGGGCACGGTGACCGAGATCCACGACTACCTGCGCCTGCTGTTCGCCCGCGCCGGCACACCCTACTGCCCCGACCACGGCCTGCCGCTGCAAAGCCAGACCGTCAGCCAGATGGTGGACGCCGTGCTGGCCCTGCCGGTGGACACCCGCCTGATGATCCTGGCGCCGGTGGCGCGCGAAAAAAAGGGGGAGTTCCTGGACGTGTTTGCCGAGATGCAGGCCCAGGGTTATGTGCGCTTTCGGGTCAACGGCAAGACCTATGAATTCGACGACCTGCCCACGCTGAAGAAGACCGAGAAACACGATATCGATGTGGTGATCGACCGTATCAAGGTGCGCCCCGAGTTGCAGCAACGGCTGGCCGAGAGCTTCGAAGCCACGTTGCGCCTGGCCAACGGCCGTGCCATTGCGCTGGAGATGGATGATCCTGGTAAAGCAGAAGACATCAAAACTGATAGCGTCACCACTAGCAACGACGGGGGCTACAGCCCTAAAGAGCATTTATTCAATGCCAAGTTTGCCTGCCCGGTGTGCAGCTACTCCATCAGCGAGCTGGAGCCGCGGCTGTTCTCCTTCAACTCCCCCGTGGGTGCCTGCCCAAGCTGTGACGGCCTGGGCCAGACCGATTTTTTTGACCCCGCACGGGTGGTGGCATTCCCCTCACTGAGCTTGGCCAGCGGCGCCATCAAAGGATGGGACCGGCGCAACGGGTACTACTTCTCCATGCTGGAGAGCCTGGCCAAACACTACAAGTTTGACATCGATGCCGCGTTTGAATCCCTGCCCGAAGCGGTGCAGCAGGCCATACTGCACGGCTCGGGTGACGAGGAGATCAAGTTCAGTTATGTGATGGACTCCGGTGCCTCGCAGGGCAAGAAGCTGACCAAAAAACATCCGTTCGAAGGCATCGTTCCCAATATGGCGCGGCGCTACCGCGAGACCGACTCGGCCCTGGTGCGTGAGGATTTATCGCGTTACCGCAGCACCCAGCACTGCCCGGTGTGTGAAGGCTCACGCCTACGCCGCGAGGCCCGCCACGTGAAGATAGGTGAAGGTGACCAGGCCCGCGCCATTTTTGAGATCAGCCGCGCCACGCTGCGCGAAAGTTATGCCTACTTCCAGACGCTGACCATGCATGGCGCCAAGGGGGACATCGCGGCCAAGGTGGTGCGCGAGATTGGTCTGCGTCTCAAGTTTCTCAACGATGTGGGCCTGAACTATTTGAGCCTGGACCGCAGTGCTGAAACGCTGTCCGGTGGCGAGAGCCAACGCATACGCCTGGCCAGCCAGATCGGCTCGGGCCTGACCGGTGTGATGTATGTGCTGGACGAACCCAGCATTGGCCTGCACCAGCGCGACAACGACCGCCTGATCGAGACACTGAAACACTTGCGCGACATCGGCAATAGCGTGCTGGTGGTCGAACACGACGAAGACATGATGCGTGCGGCCGACCACATCATCGATATGGGTCTGGGCGCCGGCATCCACGGCGGGCGTGTGATTGCGCAGGGCAACTTTGATGCCATCCAGTCCAACACCGAATCACTGACCGGTCAGTACCTGGCGCAGACGCTGAAGATTGCCGTGCCCCAGCGCCGCACGCCCTGGCTGCCCACCGTGGCGCCCAAGCCGGGCGATGAAGACCGTTTTAAATCCCGCTTTGCACCCAGCCCCGCCGCCGTGCGCCGTGCTGAGCGCGAAGCGCACCACCGCGCCACCCAGGGCGACCTGCAGGCCCTGCGTGTGGTGGGCGCCAAGGGCCACAACCTGAAAGACGTGACGGTGGACTTCCCTGTCGGGCTTTTCACCTGCGTGACCGGTGTGTCGGGCTCCGGCAAATCCACGCTGGTCAACGACACCTTGTATGCCGCCGTGGCCCGCACCATCTACCGCGCGCACGACGAGCCGGCGCCGCACACGGCCATCGAAGGCATAGAACACTTCGACAAGGTCATCAATGTGGACCAGTCTCCCATCGGCCGCACACCGCGCTCCAACCCCGCCACTTACACCGGCCTGTTCACACCCATCCGCGAGCTGATGGCCGAGGTGCCCACGGCTCGCGAACGCGGTTATGGCCCCGGGCGCTTCAGCTTCAACGTGGCCGGCGGCCGCTGCGAGGCCTGCCAGGGCGACGGCATGGTCAAGGTGGAGATGCACTTTTTGCCCGACGTGTACGTGCCCTGCGATGTGTGCGCCGGCATGCGTTACAACCGCGAGACGCTGGAGGTCTTGTACAAGGGCAAAAACATCGCGCAGATCCTGGAGCTGACCGTGGAGGCGGCCTACGAGTTTTTGCACGCCGTGCCGACCATTGCGCGCAAACTGCAGACCCTGCTGGATGTGGGCCTGTCCTACATCAAGCTGGGCCAGGCGGCCACCACGCTGTCGGGTGGTGAAGCACAGCGTGTCAAGCTGGCCCTGGAGCTGTCCAAACGCGACACAGGCCGCACGCTGTACATCCTGGACGAACCCACCACCGGCCTGCACTTTGCCGACATCGCCCTGCTGCTCAAGGTGTTGCACCAGCTGCGGGACGCGGGCAACACCATTGTGGTCATCGAGCACAACCTGGACGTCATCAAGACGGCAGACTGGCTGATCGACATGGGACCCGAAGGTGGCTCTGGCGGCGGCACCGTGCTGGGTGTGGGCACGCCCGAAGACATTGCGGCAAACCCGGCCAGCCATACCGGACGATATCTGCAACGCTTGCTGTAA